AATGAAAGATGAAAATCACTATTAGGATTTAATCTTTGCGGAGTAACAAAATAAAAACCTTCTGGAGCTTGCATATCCCATAGCTTTATTTTAGGACCTAATGAGCCTGAATATGTGCAAATTTTATAAGTTTTAAAAAGGACATATTGGCTATCTTTTTGAACCCAAATTTCAAGCTCTTTTGATTCTTTAAAAATTCTCATAAATATTTGAGAACCATATTGTAAATTTTGATTTTTAAATTCCATTTCAAGTGTTGGTTGAACCCTTTTTATAGCGATCTTAGATCTTTTACTTGACGGGATACTAATATCGCTTCCAGCAAAAATTGAAGAACTGACTCTCCCCATGCCTAAAGGCAGGGGGTTCTAACGACAATATCGGAGATACCTCTGCGGCTCTCGCTGAGGGGCTACAACATCCGCAGTCTTTATCTCCGTTGAATCGAATTAAGCGTGCGAAC
This is a stretch of genomic DNA from Desulfobacterales bacterium. It encodes these proteins:
- a CDS encoding murein L,D-transpeptidase translates to MGRVSSSIFAGSDISIPSSKRSKIAIKRVQPTLEMEFKNQNLQYGSQIFMRIFKESKELEIWVQKDSQYVLFKTYKICTYSGSLGPKIKLWDMQAPEGFYFVTPQRLNPNSDFHLSFNLGYPNEYDRSHKRTGSALMVHGNCVSIGCYAMTDSGIEEIYAIADAAFRNGQKFFRVHIFPFRMTKKNMENHQKSEWIEFWNNLKQGYDYFENKKIPPNVKVKNRIYVFEN